Within Triticum dicoccoides isolate Atlit2015 ecotype Zavitan chromosome 1B, WEW_v2.0, whole genome shotgun sequence, the genomic segment GAAACCTTGTACTAGTAACAGATCTGATCTTGAATANNNNNNNNNNNNNNNNNNNNNNNNNNNNNNNNNNNNNNNNNNNNNNNNNNNNNNNNNNNNNNNNNNNNNNNNNNNNNNNNNNNNNNNNNNNNNNNNNNNNNNNNNNNNNNNNNNNNNNNNNNNNNNNNNNNNNNNNNNNNNNNNNNNNNNNNNNNNNNNNNNNNNNNNNNNNNNNNNNNNNNNNNNNNNNNNNNNNNNNNNNNNNNNNNNNNNNNNNAAACCTTGTACTAGTAGCAGATATGGTCTTGGATAACTAAATATGAACACTGGTCTTACTGAGATATTAGGAATCTGTTCATGCGATGATTCTCCACAGGCCTCTTGGTATAGATCTGTCATCTGCATAGATGATAAAGCAAATCACAAAAGGGTAAAACCTTGTACTAGTAACAGATCTGATCTTGAATAACTATATATGAACACTAGTCTTACTGAGATATTAGGAATCTGTTCATGCGATGATTCTCCATAGGCCTCTTGGTATAGATCTTTCATCTGCATAGATGATAAAGCAAATCACAATAGTGTAAAATCTTCTACTACTAACAGATCAGATCTTGGATAACTAAATATTAACCCCAGTCTTACCGAGCTTGCAGTAGGAACCCGATCAGTCCTGGACTGTCCATAGGCTTCTTGGCGCAGGTATGTCATCTGATTACGGACAAAATTCATCTCTATCCTTTCTCGAAGATCTTCTAAGGCCTCATAACAGATAGTATTGAGGTAGAGAGAAATTCCTTCAATAGCTTGGTTCTGAAAGTCACTTCTCGGTATAGATCTGGCCTCTGAACCACCGAACGCAAAATGGAGAACTTCCAGAAAACGTTTTGCAGAAGAAACAATTGCGCGAAAATGGTTGTCACCAAGAGAGTATATGTACTGAAGGTAACCAACTTGGCCATTCCCTTGTTGGAGCCACAACCAAAAGGCAATTATCTCCATGGAAAGGGAAGACTCAACTTGAAGACCAAGGACCAAACGAAAGAACAACACTCGAAGTAGCATATAGGAAGAATTTGAAGCATTATTCAGTGTTGGTGCCATGGAAGGTGTGGAAGGCATACAGGAGTGTATAGAAGAGTTGGTAGTTTTGAATCAACAAAGACATACGGGGAAGAAGAAGGTAGGAAGAATAAGGTATGTGGACTTGCTTATCATTTAAGTAAATCAAGAAGGTTCAAGCGGATGTTGATTGAGAAATTAATGCCTCCCAAAGTATGAGTAGAGGATAGGCAGAGGCGACAAAAAAAGCAAGTTGTTGACAGTCTATACTCATTAATGGCAGCCCCATTATAGCCACACTTGCCAAATAACTGCTGATATTTTTTTTTGCATGCATCACCTTTCTAGTAATCTCATACTGTACAAAATCACCAACTCTATCATGCGACATataaaaaatatatgaaaatattCATTATTTAATGCTATTTAAGGCGCTCCTATGTATATACTTAGGCTGCTTGTAATGGggtgtatcatatactagtattatgcatatgatactagtgtatgatagtacatccgtaatgcatagtatcatatgttggTATTATAGAGGGCTATATTTATtaacatgcatgacacaaagtaacacattatttaatatgatacagtatcatgatatgatactcaaacatctctttcttcatttaattctacgtCACCTCATCAAAAGTGAttagttgacatgcatgatactacctatgatacttccATTACGGGCAGCCTTAGGACCGAAAAAAGACATATGCAGTTTGTACTATGTGAAAAGCTACCCACTTTATGTTGGCAAATAATATATGATCATTAGTTACCTGATCCCTGAGCTAATGCCTCATCTTTAGATTTTGTTGTTCCATAATTCCTTCTTCTCACAACCATCAATCCCATCGAATTGCCTAGATGTTTTGCACTATCTGCGAAGATGGAGAAGACTACTGGAAACACTCCCTGATTAGCTGCACAATGgcacggtgtgtgtgtgtgtgcatatgTGCTTTAGTTGATGAAGAGTTCAGTGAGCATATCTTGAGAAGTGCCGCTGGTGACCCACGGGAATGGCTAATGGAGCTCCAGGATACTGTTAACTAGTGAAGAGTTCATCACAAGGTGCTCATTATTTTATGGGCGATCTGATCAGCCAGGCGTAAAGCAATCCTCGAATCAACTTTTCAGTTGCCGTGTAATAATCATCGTGTTTGCTAATGGACTTATCAGTGAGCTCAAGTTTCTAGCAAAGAAGAATGTAAAGGTAGGTAATTCTCCAGTGAAAACGAAACCGCCCAGTGGCATCTGCAAACTTAATGTTGATGGAGCGATGACGAATTCATCAAACAGGAGATCAGCTAGTGCAATTTGGAGAGCGGAGGATGACTAGCATGCACACTACCGGAATCGGCATGTTTGCCAAGTGCATGCTCGTTCGCCGAGTGTCTTTTTTTCGGGCACTCGGCAAGCAAACCCTTTGCCGAGTTCATAGGAAAATACACTCGGTCAGCTCCTGGTTTGCCTAGTGTTACACTTGGCAAACAAAAAACACCGAcaaaaaattattattttttaatgTTTTCATTATCTTTGCCTAGTGTTACACTTTGTTTTGTTGTATTTTCattatattatttatttccttctctatattttcattctttaaattattttttattttgttctCTTTTATTGTCTTTTTCCCCTTTGCAGATATGAAAAAAGGTTGGGGGAAATTGTATTCAAAAATAATATTTATATTAATGAGTCTATGTTTAAATATTATATCCAAGAAAAAAGAAGAATTTCCAATATCAGGGTGCCAAGACTCAACCCAGAACATGAAACTTATTGGGTTTTTTATTCTAAAAAATGCAAGCGAATTCTGAAGACATAAACATGGTGTCATTATATGATCCCTAGAGGTCGTGGTAAAATTTTGAGAAGGTTCCGTAAATTTTGTTATGTACACTACCTAGAAAATGAACCATGTTCAAGTAAGAATCGTGGTTTTGAGAAGGAACAGGTCAGGTTTGATTGTGAAGTGTCGGTTGCTTCATTGGTTGACCTTGAAACTTTTTCTACAATCAATATATACCATCACATGTTCCATGTCAAAATTGGCCTTTCCTGGGCTCGTTGCTATATTTAAACCATTACGTGCATTTCTAGTCATTCAATTTGACggatataactcaaattcaaactgTAAGTGTGtaaaaaaattatcaaaaattgGTTAAAAATTCTATTTGTGTCAATGAACTTATGTTTAGGCCTTATCAAAGAAAACAAGAGGAATTCCAAACATCCTGGGAAGCCAACTCGATCTCAAACATGAATCGTGTTGGttttttaatttcaaaaaatgcGAGTGAAGTGTgagaaacatgaaacttggcatggtgttattaCGTGACACTTGGAGGCTGTGGTAAATATGTTTGAAGGTTTCACCAAATTTCATATCTTCAAGAAAGAATCGTGGTTTCGAGAGAGAATATGTAAAGTTTTTGAAGGTAATGATCATTTCTTTATTGTTTGACCTAGAATTTTTTTATATGCTAAATATACACCATTACATGTTAAAATTTGGCCTTTTTCTGGGTTCATTTGATATATTTAATACATACATTAAGCGCATCTCTAGGAATTTAATACGTTGAGTGCATTTCTAGGCCCTTTTCTTGCTGGTATTCACTGAAGAGGCAGAACCACTTGCTTGGCAAAGTCTATGCTAGTTTGTTTTGCCGAGTACCCATTTTTTGACACTCGGCAAAGGCTTCGCCGAGTGCGGCATGGAAAGAACTCGGCAAAGAGCACTTTGTTGGATGGATGTCTACTGATGAACCGCTCTTTTGCCAGAATCTGGGGATTCTCCCAGAATCCGACCcctacccagcttctcccagaatctttgagccTCATTTGTTTTACAGCCCTATCTAATTAGACCCTAACTACATAGGATTGAAACAAATTAAGACCAAAGATTCTCGGAGAAGCTGGGTAGGGGTCGAATTCTGGAAGAATCcccagattctggcaaaagaactgggcctgaGTGTGGTTTGCTGGCTGTAACACTCGGCGTAGCCTTTGTCGAGTGTACCTATCACTATAGGAAAATAACTCGATTGACAATAGACTGTATCGTTGAGGCGATGGCCTGCCGAGAGGCACTAGGTCTTGCACTTGACCTGAACGTACGTGTGCCTTCTTCAGGTCGCTTCAGATTATCTATTGGTGGCAGAGGATATAAGTAAAGGAAGTAAATGCGTATATAGGTCTAGCCTCTTGAAACACTCGTCACGGCAAGCTTTCTTTAAAAATATTTTGTTTGAATTTGAGAGTAGAAATTCAAATAAGGAGGCAGATAGGCTAGCAAAACTTGCAATCTCTGTGTTGTTAGGCCGAAATACTTGGCTCTTGGAGCCACCTGATGATGTACCGTGTCCTTTCCAATAAAAAGGGAAAAACAGTGGTTAACATTTAACCAACATCACACAATAACTACTATAGATGAATATAGGTTTCAAGGACCGAATGTTAATGTTGATATGACCCTTATACGTACCAACAATACGAATTTGCAATCCTTAACAAGTACAAATTTGAGTCCTCACAGTGCCATA encodes:
- the LOC119350194 gene encoding uncharacterized protein LOC119350194 is translated as MPSTPSMAPTLNNASNSSYMLLRVLFFRLVLGLQVESSLSMEIIAFWLWLQQGNGQVGYLQYIYSLGDNHFRAIVSSAKRFLEVLHFAFGGSEARSIPRSDFQNQAIEGISLYLNTICYEALEDLRERIEMNFVRNQMTYLRQEAYGQSRTDRVPTASSMKDLYQEAYGESSHEQIPNISMTDLYQEACGESSHEQIPNISVRPVFIFSYPRPYLLLVQDQICY